The DNA region AATCCACAGCCGATAGAAATATTTATCGCGCCATGTAAATTAGTCCAACCTTCGACCTGCATATTACCCACGTTAGAACGGATTTTTTCAGCAACTAACTCAACCCCTTTAATATCAGCATCAATCAATATAATAGAAAATTCTTCTCCGCCCATTCGACTGACTAAATCGACAATTCGAATCGATTCTTTAAGCGTCTGGCTTACTGCTACTAACACTTTATCTCCCATAGCATGACCAGCGGTATCATTGATTCGTTTGAAGTAATCAATATCTATCATTAAGATCCAAACTTGTTTATGAGTACGTTTTATTCGTTCAATGGCTTCTTGTCCAAAATCAAGAAATTTTCTTCTATTCGCCAGTCCTGTTAGGTTGTCACTCATGGCTGCAATTGATAACAACTGTTCGCCTTTGCGACGCTCAATATCGACTCTTTCTTGAAATATTGCTGAGATACTCACCATCAAAATGATAAACCAACATATTGTCACAACATAGAGACCAAACGAATCGATGCCAGCAGAATTAAGTGATTTGACCAAAAGGTAGCCAAGAATACTTGGAATAGCATATCCACAAATGGTTTGTAACCTAGCTATTCTTCCACCAATATAAGGACTGAGTATTGCTTTTACCGCGCCAATATTTGCTGTTAACGCTAACGTGGCGATTGAAAAAGCAACACCAGTGGAAGCCGTTAATAGTGACATTTTTCCATAAAATTCGTCTAGTCCATATGCATAACCAGTAATGGATATCATGGGTATGGCTAAAGTGATGAAAGCAATCAGTTGAGCGGCAATGAGTTTCTTAAAGTGGTATAACGTGAGGCTAAAACCCAACCCCAAAAACATCAAAGCGGAATTAATCCCTAAGCCATTGGTTTTTCCTAATTCCTGGTCAAGTAATACTTGGCTATAGAATGGGGTAAGGAGTGTCGATACATTTGAATTAAAAATAAAATCTGAGATGTTTGCTACTGTAATGACAATGACAACAATCCCAAGTAAATACTGCAGCTTCTGATTTTTTTTATTCAGAGTGGATAGCAAACCTAGTCCAATAAAAATCATGCATATTGCGGTTAACGGATTAGTAGCGGGTCCATTTGCCATTGGTCTATATAATGCTTCAATGCCGAAAAGATATCCAAATATTGATATCATTCCCAAGATCAAACCGACAGCCCCTAAAGGTTTTACTAGGGACTGATAAAACCCAACTAAAACCCAAGGTTTGTCATTTTCTATTACGGGTAACATATATGTGCTTTTTCCCAAATATTGTATCTAAAATCATTGAGTATCATTTCAACAGTTAATTGCCGGCATTTAACACGATATTTAGGAACATCTTGTATCGCACATTGACTTAGGTCTGATTTCTAGCATCGAACTTAAAATTATACTATAGGGTACTTTATAAACCCACCCTAATGAGTGGGACAATATTTATCGAGT from Shewanella polaris includes:
- a CDS encoding GGDEF domain-containing protein → MLPVIENDKPWVLVGFYQSLVKPLGAVGLILGMISIFGYLFGIEALYRPMANGPATNPLTAICMIFIGLGLLSTLNKKNQKLQYLLGIVVIVITVANISDFIFNSNVSTLLTPFYSQVLLDQELGKTNGLGINSALMFLGLGFSLTLYHFKKLIAAQLIAFITLAIPMISITGYAYGLDEFYGKMSLLTASTGVAFSIATLALTANIGAVKAILSPYIGGRIARLQTICGYAIPSILGYLLVKSLNSAGIDSFGLYVVTICWFIILMVSISAIFQERVDIERRKGEQLLSIAAMSDNLTGLANRRKFLDFGQEAIERIKRTHKQVWILMIDIDYFKRINDTAGHAMGDKVLVAVSQTLKESIRIVDLVSRMGGEEFSIILIDADIKGVELVAEKIRSNVGNMQVEGWTNLHGAINISIGCGLNDGSQTLDETLKDADGALYQAKNSGRNQVCFARK